A single genomic interval of Pyruvatibacter sp. HU-CL02332 harbors:
- the neuC gene encoding UDP-N-acetylglucosamine 2-epimerase: protein MIEVSRHIALVTTTRADWGILQPLATALRDDADVRLSVIAGGAHLSEQHGMTVAEIEAAGFEIAARVTMPLEDDSARGAGHALGAACGGFADAFADLKPDLAIVLGDRFEILGAASAALMARVPLAHVHGGEASEGQIDEQVRHAVTKMAHLHFPAAQAYADRIMSMGEDPARVFCVGSLAVETIRTQPVMDWAPIASDLGLDPDISVLAVTYHPVTLADDHGVGPVLALGEALSLFDDMQVVITGVNADPGSSAVADGMQRIADAHPAAVVVPSLGHARYLSLVKAARAVVGNSSSGIIEAPALGTPTVNIGPRQDGRLRAPSVIDCAETPNAIAGALTQALSPASQAIAARCDTPYGADDTCREMVTALKTVPLDGLLIKHMHFSGAERSVDDMRAGTTALEVVR, encoded by the coding sequence ATGATTGAGGTCTCGCGTCATATTGCGCTGGTGACAACCACCCGGGCCGACTGGGGCATCTTGCAGCCGCTGGCAACAGCGTTGCGCGATGATGCGGATGTTCGTCTGTCGGTCATCGCAGGTGGCGCCCATCTGTCCGAGCAGCACGGCATGACCGTGGCTGAAATCGAGGCGGCAGGTTTCGAGATTGCTGCCCGTGTGACCATGCCGCTTGAAGACGATAGCGCACGCGGCGCAGGCCATGCGCTGGGCGCGGCCTGTGGCGGATTTGCGGATGCCTTTGCTGACCTGAAGCCTGATCTGGCGATTGTGCTTGGAGACCGGTTTGAAATTCTCGGTGCCGCGTCTGCGGCCTTGATGGCACGTGTGCCGCTTGCACATGTGCATGGCGGCGAAGCGAGCGAAGGGCAGATCGACGAACAAGTGCGCCATGCGGTGACCAAGATGGCGCATCTGCATTTCCCTGCGGCGCAGGCCTATGCGGACCGCATCATGTCCATGGGGGAGGACCCGGCGCGGGTGTTCTGCGTCGGATCACTGGCCGTTGAAACCATTCGGACGCAGCCGGTCATGGATTGGGCACCTATTGCATCAGACCTGGGGCTTGATCCGGACATCAGCGTATTGGCGGTGACCTATCACCCCGTCACTCTGGCGGATGATCACGGGGTTGGGCCGGTGCTGGCGCTGGGAGAGGCGCTGTCCTTGTTTGACGACATGCAGGTCGTCATCACTGGGGTGAACGCGGACCCGGGCAGCAGCGCTGTGGCTGACGGCATGCAGCGTATTGCCGACGCGCACCCGGCAGCGGTGGTTGTGCCGTCGCTCGGACATGCACGATATCTGTCGCTGGTCAAAGCGGCGCGGGCCGTGGTTGGAAACTCGTCCAGCGGCATCATTGAAGCGCCTGCGCTTGGCACACCGACGGTCAATATCGGTCCGCGTCAGGACGGGCGGCTTCGGGCACCCAGCGTGATTGATTGCGCGGAAACACCTAACGCCATTGCCGGTGCGTTGACGCAGGCGTTGTCGCCTGCTTCGCAGGCCATTGCGGCACGGTGTGACACGCCCTATGGGGCGGACGACACGTGCCGGGAGATGGTGACAGCTCTCAAGACGGTTCCGCTTGATG
- a CDS encoding LegC family aminotransferase — MSAAVIEDRADNASVSLHVPHDADLPTRVVSAVRSVLGDGGGPFPLHEPEIGALEAQYVNDCVTSGWVSTVGPFVDRLEAALGETCGVSHVFATSSGTAALHLALAALGVGEGDEVIVPSLSFVATANAVSYTGAVPHFADADEWTLGLDPRALKKHMAEACVMVGGECRAKASGRRIAAIIVMHAFGHPAEMDALQAVADEWDVPLIEDAAEALGSSYEGKPAGSLSRIAALSFNGNKIATAGGGGAVLTNDAALAERVRYLGSTAKQPHKWEYVHDETGFNYRMPSLNAALLLAQVERLPDFIKRKRRLAARYAATFCSVQGADFMGQPPGARSNYWLNTIRLAVASQADRDAVLSALIDDGILARPVWEPLHRLPMYEHCPKADLSMTERLAGQLINLPSSAKLQDLMHD; from the coding sequence ATGAGCGCTGCCGTGATTGAAGATCGTGCCGATAACGCATCGGTTTCGCTGCATGTGCCGCACGATGCTGACCTGCCGACGCGCGTTGTGTCTGCCGTGCGATCCGTCCTTGGTGACGGGGGCGGGCCTTTTCCGCTGCATGAGCCTGAGATCGGCGCGCTTGAAGCACAATACGTAAATGACTGTGTCACGTCCGGCTGGGTGTCGACGGTTGGTCCGTTTGTGGATCGGCTGGAGGCGGCTCTTGGCGAGACGTGCGGTGTCTCCCATGTCTTTGCGACGTCCTCTGGAACTGCTGCCTTGCATCTGGCGCTGGCAGCGCTTGGGGTGGGTGAGGGTGATGAAGTCATTGTGCCGTCGCTCTCCTTTGTGGCGACGGCCAATGCTGTGTCCTACACAGGTGCTGTTCCGCATTTTGCAGATGCTGATGAGTGGACGCTGGGGCTTGACCCGCGGGCGCTCAAAAAACACATGGCCGAGGCCTGCGTCATGGTGGGCGGCGAGTGCCGTGCCAAGGCGTCCGGCCGTCGAATTGCGGCAATCATCGTCATGCATGCCTTTGGTCATCCAGCTGAAATGGATGCGCTTCAGGCAGTCGCCGACGAATGGGATGTGCCGCTGATCGAAGATGCCGCCGAGGCACTTGGGTCATCTTACGAAGGCAAGCCTGCGGGCTCGCTATCTCGCATTGCGGCACTGTCGTTCAATGGCAACAAGATTGCGACCGCAGGCGGCGGTGGTGCGGTGCTGACCAATGATGCAGCGCTTGCGGAGCGGGTGAGATATCTTGGCTCGACGGCCAAGCAGCCGCACAAATGGGAATATGTCCACGACGAGACGGGCTTCAACTATCGGATGCCCAGTCTCAATGCGGCGCTGCTTCTGGCGCAGGTTGAGCGGCTGCCTGATTTCATCAAACGCAAACGGCGACTGGCGGCGCGCTATGCTGCCACCTTCTGTTCTGTGCAGGGCGCTGATTTCATGGGGCAGCCTCCTGGCGCACGCTCCAACTATTGGCTCAACACCATTCGACTTGCTGTTGCCTCGCAGGCGGACCGCGATGCGGTTCTGTCAGCCCTGATCGATGACGGCATTCTGGCGCGGCCCGTGTGGGAGCCGCTGCATCGTTTGCCCATGTACGAGCATTGTCCGAAGGCTGATCTGTCGATGACAGAACGCCTGGCCGGACAACTCATCAATCTGCCCTCCAGCGCCAAACTGCAGGACCTCATGCATGATTGA
- a CDS encoding NAD(P)-dependent oxidoreductase produces the protein MTLQDAGLPQAAAKTAIPTGKTGGPARICVVGGAGYVGSVLTRVLLARGYGVTVLDTFLYDHGFSVEGVYDEPGYRLVKGDLRDKDVVARALEGVDHVVLLASLVGDPISKKYPDLTRSVNLDGSQALYDALDSHGIDRFVFTSTCSNYGLREDDSLADESSELNPLSLYAETKVGFERFVLSRLHEQQVTPTLLRIATAFGLSPRMRFDLTVNEFGRAMAMKTPLDVYDKDTWRPYAHVRDISAAILKVIEAPAKKVAGEVFNVGSDANNYTKAMLVEEFARHVDAPVTFVEKGIDARNYRVSFSKIRTQLGFEAQHSVAAFVPQLISAVNDGLFGRVEEINGYYGNYQVRNGVPEGMSV, from the coding sequence ATGACACTTCAGGATGCGGGGCTGCCCCAGGCAGCGGCAAAGACGGCAATTCCCACTGGCAAGACCGGCGGACCGGCACGGATATGTGTTGTCGGTGGTGCGGGCTATGTGGGCTCGGTGCTGACACGGGTTTTGCTAGCGCGCGGCTACGGCGTGACAGTGCTCGACACCTTCCTCTACGACCATGGTTTCTCGGTTGAAGGCGTGTATGACGAGCCGGGCTATCGGCTGGTCAAGGGCGACTTGCGCGACAAGGATGTTGTGGCGCGCGCGCTGGAAGGCGTTGACCATGTGGTGCTGCTGGCATCGCTTGTGGGTGATCCGATTTCCAAGAAATATCCCGACCTCACACGGTCAGTGAACCTTGATGGCAGTCAGGCGTTGTATGACGCACTGGACTCGCACGGGATCGACCGGTTTGTGTTCACGTCCACCTGTTCCAATTACGGCCTGCGCGAGGATGACTCGCTGGCAGATGAAAGCTCCGAGCTGAACCCGCTGTCGCTTTATGCGGAAACCAAGGTCGGGTTTGAACGTTTTGTCTTGTCACGCCTGCATGAGCAGCAGGTGACACCGACACTGCTGCGCATTGCGACGGCGTTTGGTCTGAGCCCACGCATGCGTTTTGACCTGACGGTCAATGAGTTTGGCCGCGCCATGGCCATGAAGACGCCGCTGGATGTGTACGACAAGGACACGTGGCGGCCCTACGCCCATGTGCGCGATATCTCAGCTGCAATCCTCAAGGTGATTGAAGCGCCGGCCAAGAAGGTTGCTGGCGAAGTGTTCAATGTTGGATCGGACGCCAACAACTACACCAAGGCCATGCTGGTGGAGGAGTTTGCCCGCCATGTGGATGCGCCGGTGACTTTCGTCGAAAAGGGAATTGATGCGCGCAACTACCGCGTCTCCTTCTCGAAGATCCGCACGCAGCTTGGCTTTGAGGCGCAGCACTCGGTTGCCGCGTTCGTGCCGCAGCTGATCAGCGCGGTGAATGACGGTCTGTTTGGCCGTGTTGAAGAAATCAACGGGTATTACGGCAACTATCAGGTGCGCAATGGCGTGCCTGAAGGCATGTCCGTATAG
- a CDS encoding carboxymuconolactone decarboxylase family protein, with product MADAASSVQGLKREDLPDLEGVFQLVEGAMGFLPNSMLIMARKPGLVEAFAGLGALIQGPSSLPDEIKRMVAFMASRAAGCVYCQTHTHHQAANAGIGAEKLDAIWAYETSDLFSEGERAALRVAQGAGQAPNAVTADDMAALKQHFTDEQIVDLVAVISMFGFLNRWNDTFATQLEADPTAHAKAHMAEHGWDAGKHAG from the coding sequence AGCGTACAGGGGCTCAAGCGGGAAGACCTGCCGGACCTTGAAGGGGTTTTTCAACTCGTTGAAGGCGCCATGGGGTTTTTGCCCAACTCCATGCTGATCATGGCGCGCAAGCCAGGACTGGTGGAAGCCTTTGCCGGGCTTGGCGCGCTTATTCAGGGGCCATCGTCGCTGCCGGATGAGATCAAGCGCATGGTGGCTTTCATGGCCAGTCGCGCTGCCGGCTGCGTTTATTGTCAGACCCACACCCATCATCAGGCGGCCAATGCGGGCATCGGCGCGGAGAAGCTTGATGCCATCTGGGCCTATGAGACGTCTGACCTGTTTTCCGAGGGCGAACGTGCGGCTCTGCGGGTGGCGCAGGGAGCGGGGCAGGCGCCAAATGCTGTGACCGCCGACGACATGGCGGCGCTGAAACAGCATTTCACGGATGAGCAGATTGTGGATCTGGTGGCCGTCATCTCGATGTTCGGGTTCCTGAACCGGTGGAACGACACCTTTGCGACGCAGCTGGAGGCCGATCCGACCGCCCATGCCAAGGCGCATATGGCAGAGCATGGCTGGGACGCAGGTAAACACGCCGGCTAG